The proteins below come from a single Pseudochaenichthys georgianus chromosome 14, fPseGeo1.2, whole genome shotgun sequence genomic window:
- the myo1ca gene encoding unconventional myosin-Ic isoform X2: MESALTARDRVGVQDFVLLENYNSEAAFIENLRRRFGENLIYTYIGSVLVSVNPYKELEIYSKQQMERYRGVSFYEISPHIYALSDNTYRAMRTERKDQCILISGESGAGKTEASKKILLYYAVTCPTNDQMPALGERLLQSNPVLEAFGNAKTFRNDNSSRFGKYMDVQFDFRGAPVGGHILNYLLEKSRVIHQNHGERNFHIFYQLLDGGEDDLLTTLGLERNPQSYQYLVKGNCPRLSSVSDKNNWKVVMKALSVIGFTEEEVQQLLNIIASVLHLGNTQFGEGEEGETYITTETKITNLTKLLGVDGSALGEALTHKKLTAKGEEMITPLSFEQAVSARDALAKAVYGRTFTWLVEKINQSLALKEEIYHSGKGCSVIGLLDIYGFEVLQHNSFEQFCINYCNEKLQQLFIELTLRSEQEEYETEGIAWETVQYFDNKIICDLIEEKHKGIISILDEECLRPGEACDVSFLEKLEDTLGGHPHFVTHKLANGKTRRVMSREEFRLLHYAGEVNYNVNGFLDKNNDLLNRNLKEVMCQSDNQILSHCFRKEEAIDQKRPEMAATQFKNSLTKLMEILMSKEPSYVRCIKPNDAKQPGRFDEVLVRHQVKYLGLMENLRVRRAGFAYRRRFEAFLQRYKPLCPETWPNWHGRLSDGVSTLVNHLGYKAEEYKLGRSKIFIRFPKTLFNTEDALEARKPDIALTLQTSWRGYRERAKYQRIRRAVIVIQSGWRGMKARRRAKRRRQAAELIRRLIKGFIYRHEEFCPENEYFHDHVRYSFLKNLRKNLSKSVLDKSWPTPPPSLIEASDHLRKLHMRNMVAKYCHRVQPEWKKQMMQKVVASEIFKDEKDSYPQGVGRLFLDSRLEREQMNLKVVQTLGSDKVQYGVTVVKYDRRGFKPRPRQLLLTNTFAVLVDRTKIKQRIDYAALRGISVSSLSDGMFVLHMPNEDNKQKGDVVLHCHHVIEVVTKLSMMASKVNYVNISPGSIRFVVARGKEGFIDFVRGSELKVAKGKRGHLLVTAPQINTA; encoded by the exons ATGGAGAGCGCTTTGACGGCCCGGGACAGGGTGGGGGTGCAGGACTTTGTCTTGCTGGAAAACTACAACAGTGAGGCGGCCTTCATTGAGAACCTACGGAGACGCTTTGGGGAAAACCTCATCTAT ACGTATATTGGCTCGGTTTTGGTGTCGGTGAACCCTTACAAAGAGCTGGAGATTTACTCCAAGCAGCAGATGGAGCGCTACAGAGGAGTCAGCTTCTACGAGATATCGCCGCACAT CTATGCTTTGTCTGACAACACTTACCGGGCCATGCGGACCGAGAGGAAGGACCAGTGTATTCTGATATCAGGTGAGAGTGGAGCGGGTAAAACAGAGGCGTCCAAGAAGATCCTCCTGTACTACGCCGTCACCTGCCCCACCAACGATCAGATGCCTGCCCTCGGTGAACGCCTGCTGCAGTCCAACCCCGTCCTGGAG GCATTTGGGAACGCCAAAACATTTAGGAACGACAACTCCAGCCGCTTCGGAAAATACATGGATGTCCAGTTTGACTTTAGG GGGGCACCAGTAGGCGGTCACATCCTGAACTACCTGCTGGAGAAGTCCCGTGTGATTCACCAGAACCACGGCGAGAGGAACTTCCACATCTTCTACCAGCTGCTGGACGGAGGGGAGGACGACCTGCTCACCACGCTGGGCCTGGAGAGAAACCCTCAGAGCTACCAATATCTGGTAAAG GGAAACTGTCCAAGACTCAGCTCCGTCAGTGACAAGAATAATTGGAAAGTCGTGATGAAGGCGCTGTCCGTTATTggcttcacagaggaagaggtgcAG CAATTGCTGAACATCATCGCAAGTGTTCTCCACCTGGGAAACACTCAGTTTGGAGAAGGCGAGGAGGGAGAAACTTACATCACCACCGAGACTAAGATAACAAACCTCACAAAG CTGCTGGGTGTCGATGGCTCGGCCCTCGGGGAGGCACTCACTCACAAGAAACTCACTGCCAAAGGAGAGGAG ATGATCACCCCACTCAGTTTTGAGCAGGCGGTGTCTGCCCGCGATGCCTTAGCCAAGGCCGTGTACGGTCGGACCTTCACCTGGTTGGTGGAGAAGATCAACCAGTCGCTGGCTCTGAAG GAGGAAATCTACCACAGCGGTAAGGGCTGCTCTGTCATAGGGCTTCTAGATATCTACGGCTTTGAGGTCCTACAGCACAATAG CTTTGAGCAGTTCTGCATCAACTACTGCAACGAGAAGCTCCAGCAGCTGTTCATTGAGCTCACCCTGAGATCTGAGCAGGAGGAGTACGAGACAGAGGGAATTGCA TGGGAGACGGTGCAATACTTTGACAACAAGATCATTTGTGACCTGATCGAGGAGAAGCACAAAGGCATCATCTCCATTCTG gatgaggagTGTCTGAGACCTGGAGAGGCCTGCGATGTCTCCTTTCTCGAGAAGTTGGAAGACACACTGGGCGGCCATCCCCATTTCGTCAC TCACAAGTTGGCAAACGGAAAGACTCGCAGGGTGATGAGCAGGGAGGAGTTCAGGCTGCTGCATTACGCTGGAGAGGTCAACTACAATGTCAATG GTTTCCTAGACAAGAACAATGATTTGCTGAACAGGAACCTGAAAGAG GTCATGTGTCAGTCAGACAACCAGATCCTGAGTCACTGCTTCCGCAAGGAGGAAGCGATAGACCAGAAACGCCCGGAGATG gCCGCCACTCAGTTTAAAAACAGCCTGACGAAACTTATGGAGATCCTCATGTCTAAAGAGCCGTCCTATGTGCGCTGTATCAAACCAAATGATGCCAAGCAGCCAG GAAGGTTTGATGAAGTTCTGGTCCGACACCAGGTGAAGTACCTGGGTCTGATGGAGAACCTGAGGGTCAGGAGAGCTGGCTTTGCCTATCGCCGTCGCTTTGAAGCCTTCCTGCAGAG GTATAAGCCCCTCTGTCCCGAGACGTGGCCCAACTGGCATGGCAGACTGTCTGACGGTGTCTCCACACTGGTCAACCACCTGGGATATAAAGCAGAGGAGTACAAACTGGGCAG GTCAAAAATCTTCATCCGCTTCCCAAAAACTCTCTTCAACACAGAGGATGCACTGGAAGCAAGAAAGCCAGATATTG CTTTGACCCTGCAGACGTCTTGGAGAGGCTACAGGGAGAGAGCCAAGTACCAACGCATCAGACGAGCAG tgattGTGATCCAGTCAGGGTGGCGGGGGATGAAAGCACGCAGGAGGGCTAAGAGGCGTCGCCAGGCTGCTGAGTTAATACGCAG GCTAATAAAGGGCTTCATCTACCGCCATGAGGAATTCTGCCCTGAGAACGAGTATTTCCATGATCACGTGCGCTACTCCTTCCTCAAGAACCTGCGGAAAAACCTGTCCAAGAGCGTTTTGGACAAAAGCTGGCCGacacctcctccctctctcatcGAG GCCTCTGACCACCTGCGGAAGCTTCACATGAGAAACATGGTCGCGAAGTATTGCCATAGAGTCCAGCCTGAATGGAAGAAGCAG ATGATGCAGAAGGTTGTCGCCAGTGAGATCTTTAAGGATGAGAAAGACAGCTACCCTCAGGGTGTTGGAAGGCTGTTTCTGGACTCCAGGCTGG AACGTGAGCAGATGAATCTGAAAGTTGTCCAGACCCTCGGCAGTGACAAAGTGCAG TACGGCGTTACGGTTGTAAAGTACGACAGGAGGGGTTTCAAGCCCCGCCCTCGCCAGCTGCTCCTCACTAACACTTTCGCTGTGCTGGTGGACAGGACCAAGATCAAACAGAGGATCGACTACGCTGCTCTGAGAG GTATCTCTGTGAGCTCTCTCAGCGACGGGATGTTTGTGCTGCACATGCCCAACGAGGACAATAAGCAGAAG GGCGATGTGGTGCTGCACTGCCACCATGTGATCGAGGTGGTGACTAAACTATCAATGATGGCCAGCAAAGTCAACTACGTCAACATCAGCCCGGGCAG CATAAGGTTTGTCGTGGCTCGAGGCAAAGAGGGATTCATTGATTTCGTCAGGGGGTCGGAGCTGAAGGTGGCCAAAGGCAAGCGAGGACATCTGCTGGTG ACCGCCCCTCAGATCAACACTGCATGA
- the myo1ca gene encoding unconventional myosin-Ic isoform X1 gives MRYQGREVDIEGRVRLVMESALTARDRVGVQDFVLLENYNSEAAFIENLRRRFGENLIYTYIGSVLVSVNPYKELEIYSKQQMERYRGVSFYEISPHIYALSDNTYRAMRTERKDQCILISGESGAGKTEASKKILLYYAVTCPTNDQMPALGERLLQSNPVLEAFGNAKTFRNDNSSRFGKYMDVQFDFRGAPVGGHILNYLLEKSRVIHQNHGERNFHIFYQLLDGGEDDLLTTLGLERNPQSYQYLVKGNCPRLSSVSDKNNWKVVMKALSVIGFTEEEVQQLLNIIASVLHLGNTQFGEGEEGETYITTETKITNLTKLLGVDGSALGEALTHKKLTAKGEEMITPLSFEQAVSARDALAKAVYGRTFTWLVEKINQSLALKEEIYHSGKGCSVIGLLDIYGFEVLQHNSFEQFCINYCNEKLQQLFIELTLRSEQEEYETEGIAWETVQYFDNKIICDLIEEKHKGIISILDEECLRPGEACDVSFLEKLEDTLGGHPHFVTHKLANGKTRRVMSREEFRLLHYAGEVNYNVNGFLDKNNDLLNRNLKEVMCQSDNQILSHCFRKEEAIDQKRPEMAATQFKNSLTKLMEILMSKEPSYVRCIKPNDAKQPGRFDEVLVRHQVKYLGLMENLRVRRAGFAYRRRFEAFLQRYKPLCPETWPNWHGRLSDGVSTLVNHLGYKAEEYKLGRSKIFIRFPKTLFNTEDALEARKPDIALTLQTSWRGYRERAKYQRIRRAVIVIQSGWRGMKARRRAKRRRQAAELIRRLIKGFIYRHEEFCPENEYFHDHVRYSFLKNLRKNLSKSVLDKSWPTPPPSLIEASDHLRKLHMRNMVAKYCHRVQPEWKKQMMQKVVASEIFKDEKDSYPQGVGRLFLDSRLEREQMNLKVVQTLGSDKVQYGVTVVKYDRRGFKPRPRQLLLTNTFAVLVDRTKIKQRIDYAALRGISVSSLSDGMFVLHMPNEDNKQKGDVVLHCHHVIEVVTKLSMMASKVNYVNISPGSIRFVVARGKEGFIDFVRGSELKVAKGKRGHLLVTAPQINTA, from the exons ATGAGGTACCAAGGCAGG GAGGTGGATATTGAAGGCAGAGTGCGCCTGGTGATGGAGAGCGCTTTGACGGCCCGGGACAGGGTGGGGGTGCAGGACTTTGTCTTGCTGGAAAACTACAACAGTGAGGCGGCCTTCATTGAGAACCTACGGAGACGCTTTGGGGAAAACCTCATCTAT ACGTATATTGGCTCGGTTTTGGTGTCGGTGAACCCTTACAAAGAGCTGGAGATTTACTCCAAGCAGCAGATGGAGCGCTACAGAGGAGTCAGCTTCTACGAGATATCGCCGCACAT CTATGCTTTGTCTGACAACACTTACCGGGCCATGCGGACCGAGAGGAAGGACCAGTGTATTCTGATATCAGGTGAGAGTGGAGCGGGTAAAACAGAGGCGTCCAAGAAGATCCTCCTGTACTACGCCGTCACCTGCCCCACCAACGATCAGATGCCTGCCCTCGGTGAACGCCTGCTGCAGTCCAACCCCGTCCTGGAG GCATTTGGGAACGCCAAAACATTTAGGAACGACAACTCCAGCCGCTTCGGAAAATACATGGATGTCCAGTTTGACTTTAGG GGGGCACCAGTAGGCGGTCACATCCTGAACTACCTGCTGGAGAAGTCCCGTGTGATTCACCAGAACCACGGCGAGAGGAACTTCCACATCTTCTACCAGCTGCTGGACGGAGGGGAGGACGACCTGCTCACCACGCTGGGCCTGGAGAGAAACCCTCAGAGCTACCAATATCTGGTAAAG GGAAACTGTCCAAGACTCAGCTCCGTCAGTGACAAGAATAATTGGAAAGTCGTGATGAAGGCGCTGTCCGTTATTggcttcacagaggaagaggtgcAG CAATTGCTGAACATCATCGCAAGTGTTCTCCACCTGGGAAACACTCAGTTTGGAGAAGGCGAGGAGGGAGAAACTTACATCACCACCGAGACTAAGATAACAAACCTCACAAAG CTGCTGGGTGTCGATGGCTCGGCCCTCGGGGAGGCACTCACTCACAAGAAACTCACTGCCAAAGGAGAGGAG ATGATCACCCCACTCAGTTTTGAGCAGGCGGTGTCTGCCCGCGATGCCTTAGCCAAGGCCGTGTACGGTCGGACCTTCACCTGGTTGGTGGAGAAGATCAACCAGTCGCTGGCTCTGAAG GAGGAAATCTACCACAGCGGTAAGGGCTGCTCTGTCATAGGGCTTCTAGATATCTACGGCTTTGAGGTCCTACAGCACAATAG CTTTGAGCAGTTCTGCATCAACTACTGCAACGAGAAGCTCCAGCAGCTGTTCATTGAGCTCACCCTGAGATCTGAGCAGGAGGAGTACGAGACAGAGGGAATTGCA TGGGAGACGGTGCAATACTTTGACAACAAGATCATTTGTGACCTGATCGAGGAGAAGCACAAAGGCATCATCTCCATTCTG gatgaggagTGTCTGAGACCTGGAGAGGCCTGCGATGTCTCCTTTCTCGAGAAGTTGGAAGACACACTGGGCGGCCATCCCCATTTCGTCAC TCACAAGTTGGCAAACGGAAAGACTCGCAGGGTGATGAGCAGGGAGGAGTTCAGGCTGCTGCATTACGCTGGAGAGGTCAACTACAATGTCAATG GTTTCCTAGACAAGAACAATGATTTGCTGAACAGGAACCTGAAAGAG GTCATGTGTCAGTCAGACAACCAGATCCTGAGTCACTGCTTCCGCAAGGAGGAAGCGATAGACCAGAAACGCCCGGAGATG gCCGCCACTCAGTTTAAAAACAGCCTGACGAAACTTATGGAGATCCTCATGTCTAAAGAGCCGTCCTATGTGCGCTGTATCAAACCAAATGATGCCAAGCAGCCAG GAAGGTTTGATGAAGTTCTGGTCCGACACCAGGTGAAGTACCTGGGTCTGATGGAGAACCTGAGGGTCAGGAGAGCTGGCTTTGCCTATCGCCGTCGCTTTGAAGCCTTCCTGCAGAG GTATAAGCCCCTCTGTCCCGAGACGTGGCCCAACTGGCATGGCAGACTGTCTGACGGTGTCTCCACACTGGTCAACCACCTGGGATATAAAGCAGAGGAGTACAAACTGGGCAG GTCAAAAATCTTCATCCGCTTCCCAAAAACTCTCTTCAACACAGAGGATGCACTGGAAGCAAGAAAGCCAGATATTG CTTTGACCCTGCAGACGTCTTGGAGAGGCTACAGGGAGAGAGCCAAGTACCAACGCATCAGACGAGCAG tgattGTGATCCAGTCAGGGTGGCGGGGGATGAAAGCACGCAGGAGGGCTAAGAGGCGTCGCCAGGCTGCTGAGTTAATACGCAG GCTAATAAAGGGCTTCATCTACCGCCATGAGGAATTCTGCCCTGAGAACGAGTATTTCCATGATCACGTGCGCTACTCCTTCCTCAAGAACCTGCGGAAAAACCTGTCCAAGAGCGTTTTGGACAAAAGCTGGCCGacacctcctccctctctcatcGAG GCCTCTGACCACCTGCGGAAGCTTCACATGAGAAACATGGTCGCGAAGTATTGCCATAGAGTCCAGCCTGAATGGAAGAAGCAG ATGATGCAGAAGGTTGTCGCCAGTGAGATCTTTAAGGATGAGAAAGACAGCTACCCTCAGGGTGTTGGAAGGCTGTTTCTGGACTCCAGGCTGG AACGTGAGCAGATGAATCTGAAAGTTGTCCAGACCCTCGGCAGTGACAAAGTGCAG TACGGCGTTACGGTTGTAAAGTACGACAGGAGGGGTTTCAAGCCCCGCCCTCGCCAGCTGCTCCTCACTAACACTTTCGCTGTGCTGGTGGACAGGACCAAGATCAAACAGAGGATCGACTACGCTGCTCTGAGAG GTATCTCTGTGAGCTCTCTCAGCGACGGGATGTTTGTGCTGCACATGCCCAACGAGGACAATAAGCAGAAG GGCGATGTGGTGCTGCACTGCCACCATGTGATCGAGGTGGTGACTAAACTATCAATGATGGCCAGCAAAGTCAACTACGTCAACATCAGCCCGGGCAG CATAAGGTTTGTCGTGGCTCGAGGCAAAGAGGGATTCATTGATTTCGTCAGGGGGTCGGAGCTGAAGGTGGCCAAAGGCAAGCGAGGACATCTGCTGGTG ACCGCCCCTCAGATCAACACTGCATGA
- the LOC117458390 gene encoding uncharacterized protein, which yields MTLCWRALFLLCCVLSCVQSFSPSPVLQSKYNDSFSLTRSTRTRVQQLQKKYKEQQLGNKHFEDRSRQLNDLPLLSTDFYSWLKLTDWERLHSAFVDMRAYWNRLDRKRKQLEGEEKEQMVSRAVGTNLPQNIRHVQHDLRDLMSQVSSQMSYMRSSWTKPTFPTPLNPQNGSQTVWDSSVEGYIILRDLDLYLTRLARDFLFLASKTH from the exons ATGACTCTTTGCTGGCGAGCTCTCTTCCTCCTTTGCTGTGTCCTAAGCTGTGTGCAGTCCTTTTCTCCATCTCCAGTCCTCCAGAGTAAATACAATGACTCCTTTAGCCTCACAAGGTCAACCCGAACGCGTGTCCAGCAGCTGCAGAAGAAATAC AAGGAGCAGCAGTTGGGGAATAAGCACTTCGAGGACAGAAGCCGGCAGTTAAATGACCTGCCATTGCTTTCTACAGATTTCTACAGCTGGCTAAAGCTCACG GACTGGGAACGACTGCACAGTGCGTTTGTGGACATGCGGGCCTATTGGAATAGGCTGGACCGGAAGAGAAAACAGCTGGAGGGGGAGGAGAAAGAGCAGATGGTGTCTCGGGCGGTCGGCACCAACCTACCTCAGAACATCAGGCACGTTCAGCATGACCTGAGGGACCTGATGAGCCAAGTCAGCAGCCAG ATGAGTTACATGAGGAGTTCTTGGACAAAGCCAACCTTTCCTACACCATTAAACCCTCAAAACGGATCCCAAACGGTTTGGGACAGCAGTGTGGAGGGTTACATCATTCTGCGGGATCTAGACCTTTACCTCACCAGGCTGGCAAGAGACTTCCTGTTTCTGGCTTCGAAAACACACTGA